A portion of the Pseudarthrobacter sp. L1SW genome contains these proteins:
- a CDS encoding LacI family DNA-binding transcriptional regulator, translating into MSNKNIGIKDVAVAAGVSVTTVSHVLNDVSYARISSETRNKVRSVAEQLGYGPNRLAQALRTQRTGMLGLVSEDIATTPHAGRIILGADEAAKARGYGLMIINTSGSASLESRQADVEALLERRVDGILYATMYHRNVELPANLGSVPSVLVDSVAIGGNITAVIPDEEGGARAAVGALLEAGHTRVGFLNNTDDVPATTQRLRAFRATLNEAGLDGDAAPMESEPSEVQGGYEAARRMLSRSDRADMPTALFCYNDRMAMGAYRAAAELGLSIPADLSVVGFDDQELIAANLHPGLTTVALPHYEMGAWATEHLIDAVEGKTDLSLMALHPTILGCPLVRRDSIAAPRH; encoded by the coding sequence ATGAGCAACAAGAACATCGGCATCAAGGATGTGGCCGTCGCCGCCGGGGTCTCAGTGACAACCGTCTCCCACGTGCTCAACGATGTTTCCTACGCCCGGATCAGTTCCGAGACCCGGAACAAGGTCCGGTCCGTAGCGGAGCAACTGGGTTATGGTCCCAACCGCCTCGCCCAGGCCCTCCGCACCCAGCGGACCGGCATGCTGGGCTTGGTGAGCGAGGATATCGCCACCACGCCGCACGCCGGCCGGATCATCCTCGGCGCTGACGAGGCCGCCAAAGCCCGGGGATACGGACTCATGATCATCAACACCTCCGGCTCGGCGAGCCTCGAGTCCCGGCAGGCTGACGTCGAGGCCCTCCTGGAGCGCCGGGTGGACGGCATCCTCTACGCCACCATGTACCACCGCAACGTGGAGCTGCCGGCCAACCTCGGCAGCGTGCCCTCTGTCCTGGTGGACTCGGTGGCCATCGGCGGAAACATCACTGCCGTGATTCCGGACGAGGAAGGTGGTGCGCGCGCCGCCGTGGGGGCGCTCCTCGAAGCGGGCCACACCCGAGTGGGGTTCCTCAACAACACCGACGACGTGCCCGCAACCACCCAGCGGCTGCGGGCCTTCCGGGCAACGCTGAACGAAGCAGGGCTCGACGGCGACGCGGCGCCTATGGAGTCTGAGCCGTCCGAGGTGCAGGGCGGCTACGAGGCTGCCCGGCGGATGCTGTCCCGCAGCGACCGCGCCGATATGCCTACGGCCTTGTTCTGCTACAACGACCGGATGGCGATGGGAGCCTACCGCGCCGCTGCCGAACTAGGGCTCAGCATCCCCGCTGACCTTTCGGTCGTCGGTTTCGATGACCAGGAACTGATCGCCGCCAACCTTCACCCGGGCCTCACCACTGTTGCCCTGCCCCACTACGAGATGGGTGCCTGGGCCACTGAGCACCTGATTGACGCCGTTGAGGGGAAAACCGACCTTTCCCTCATGGCACTCCACCCGACCATTCTGGGCTGCCCGCTGGTCCGCCGCGATTCCATCGCGGCTCCCCGGCATTAG
- a CDS encoding amidohydrolase, with product MEEFATSAYLAGLLAEAGLEPRKFSDFPGFTVDAGKGIPRIGLRADMDALVQEVDGKRIAVHSCGHDANMAIVASVMLELAEQPEPVNGAVRAIFQPAEEAGNGAELVASLGVADGLEYLFGVHLRPQQELPAPCMAPAISHGACLFAIGTITGEDHHGARPHLGANAVELALEISAGLQRIKVDPQIPSSAKMTMLHAGGSNLNVIPGSGCFGVDLRAQTNEAMATLRTGLVEVCRSVAANSGAEIRLDFRDEVPAAVIGQKAEDVLASSVTATLGREHLRPRIVTSGSDDFHFYTRRNPALQAAMLAVGANVQPGLHHPAMTFDGGAMERAVDVLLASCRQLLARSG from the coding sequence ATGGAGGAGTTTGCCACCTCCGCGTACCTTGCCGGCCTGCTCGCGGAAGCGGGCCTCGAACCACGGAAATTTTCTGACTTTCCCGGTTTCACCGTGGATGCCGGGAAGGGAATTCCCAGGATAGGGCTCAGGGCTGACATGGATGCCCTGGTGCAGGAGGTGGACGGGAAACGGATTGCCGTGCATTCGTGCGGCCATGATGCCAACATGGCGATAGTCGCTTCCGTCATGCTCGAACTTGCGGAGCAGCCGGAGCCGGTCAACGGAGCCGTCCGTGCCATCTTCCAACCCGCGGAGGAGGCGGGCAACGGGGCGGAACTGGTGGCGTCACTTGGTGTCGCGGACGGGCTTGAGTATCTCTTTGGCGTGCACCTGCGCCCGCAGCAGGAACTCCCCGCTCCCTGCATGGCACCCGCTATCTCCCACGGGGCCTGCCTCTTCGCCATCGGCACCATCACAGGTGAGGACCACCACGGGGCACGGCCCCACCTCGGGGCGAACGCCGTCGAACTTGCGCTTGAAATCTCGGCAGGGCTGCAGCGCATCAAGGTCGATCCGCAAATCCCGAGTTCCGCGAAAATGACGATGCTGCACGCCGGCGGAAGCAACCTCAACGTCATCCCCGGCAGCGGATGCTTCGGGGTAGACCTGCGCGCCCAAACCAACGAAGCCATGGCCACGCTGCGGACGGGGCTGGTGGAGGTGTGCCGATCGGTGGCGGCGAACAGCGGGGCGGAGATCCGCCTCGACTTCCGGGATGAGGTGCCTGCTGCAGTGATAGGGCAAAAGGCCGAGGACGTCCTGGCTTCGTCGGTCACGGCGACATTAGGCAGGGAGCACCTGCGTCCCAGGATCGTCACGTCCGGCTCGGACGACTTCCACTTCTACACCCGGCGGAACCCTGCGCTTCAGGCGGCCATGCTGGCCGTCGGGGCCAACGTCCAACCCGGACTCCACCACCCGGCCATGACGTTCGACGGCGGCGCGATGGAACGCGCCGTGGATGTCCTTCTGGCGTCCTGCCGGCAGTTGCTGGCCCGGAGCGGATAG
- a CDS encoding carbohydrate ABC transporter permease, with the protein MRVAEKTTYDGGTRPGAAAAPSVPPAVVPPRKRRGVNREGLEAGRRSTRTLLWILLAVAMVLYGFPFLYLLFTSFKTPIDTIAVPPTILPREWTLENYTNALGRNGVAASFINSIQTAIISTLLSLVLAVPAAYGITRYKTLSGRIFIMAALVTRMVPPVAIGIPLASMMASMGLSDTPIALSIAHTTISLPLSIWLMSSFFEAVPKDLEEAATVDGCSRLGALWRVVIPVVSGGIAVTAIFAFLASWNEFLFALLMTAIRSQTTPVVIANFQTQFGLDWGSMTALAAVYSIPVIILTLLLQRKIVAGMTLGAVKG; encoded by the coding sequence ATGCGCGTCGCAGAAAAGACAACGTACGACGGCGGGACGCGGCCTGGCGCGGCCGCGGCACCTTCCGTGCCACCCGCCGTCGTCCCTCCCCGCAAGCGCCGAGGCGTCAACCGCGAAGGCCTGGAAGCGGGCCGGCGGAGCACCAGGACGCTGCTGTGGATTCTCTTGGCAGTTGCCATGGTGCTCTACGGTTTCCCGTTCCTGTACCTGCTCTTCACGTCCTTCAAGACGCCGATCGATACCATCGCGGTGCCGCCCACCATCCTGCCCCGGGAATGGACGCTGGAGAACTACACCAACGCGCTGGGCCGCAACGGAGTCGCGGCCTCCTTTATCAACAGCATCCAGACGGCCATCATCAGCACCTTGCTTTCGCTGGTGCTGGCAGTGCCGGCGGCCTACGGCATCACCAGGTACAAGACCCTCAGCGGCCGGATCTTCATCATGGCCGCCCTGGTTACCCGCATGGTGCCGCCCGTGGCGATCGGGATTCCGCTGGCCTCGATGATGGCATCCATGGGACTGTCCGATACGCCGATTGCATTGTCCATCGCCCACACCACCATCTCGCTGCCGCTCTCGATCTGGCTGATGTCCAGCTTCTTCGAAGCGGTGCCGAAGGACCTGGAGGAAGCTGCGACCGTGGATGGCTGCAGCAGGCTCGGAGCCCTGTGGCGGGTGGTGATCCCGGTGGTTTCAGGCGGCATAGCCGTCACCGCGATCTTCGCCTTCCTGGCGTCCTGGAACGAGTTCCTCTTCGCCCTCCTGATGACCGCCATCCGGTCCCAGACGACGCCCGTGGTGATTGCGAACTTCCAGACCCAGTTCGGCCTGGACTGGGGATCCATGACGGCACTGGCCGCCGTCTACTCGATCCCGGTCATCATCCTGACCCTCCTCTTGCAGCGCAAGATCGTGGCAGGGATGACGCTCGGCGCCGTCAAGGGCTAG
- a CDS encoding right-handed parallel beta-helix repeat-containing protein, with protein sequence MPSNNYYDVTTWPVGNPSKDVGEVINSIIADIKERQNANDVNNGGKPGAVIYLPPGDYHLRTQVVIDVSFLRIEGSGHGFTSSSIRFNVPEDEWPDLHELWPGGSRIIVDLPASGDGEESRGAAFYIERSGSPRISSVEFSNFCIDGLHFTPDGSGLPAENTYVNGKTGIYVASANDSFRVNGMGFVYLENALTIHNADALSIHDNFIAECGSCIELRGWGQASKITDNLIGAGPKGRSIYAENHGGLLVTANNVFPRGASSVHFNGVTRSSVTSNRLHSFYPGMLVLEGNSSENLVATNHFLRDHEPWTPFVGVDNGLDDLHGLLSVSGSNNSVIGNHFSEVIDSQGIRPAGATPVIIRLRAGAGNFVSNNHVVAMDVHAKSSDSCFSAQVDALLTTEASDGLAVTAVMVDAGSVRNTILDSGSDAQVAADRAVNAVRATPTVGS encoded by the coding sequence ATGCCAAGCAACAACTACTACGACGTGACGACGTGGCCTGTGGGCAATCCGTCCAAGGACGTCGGCGAAGTGATCAACAGCATCATTGCCGACATCAAGGAACGGCAGAACGCCAATGATGTGAACAATGGCGGAAAGCCGGGCGCGGTGATCTACCTTCCGCCGGGGGACTACCACCTCCGCACGCAGGTGGTGATCGACGTCAGCTTCCTTCGCATCGAGGGCTCGGGACACGGGTTTACGTCGTCGAGCATCCGGTTCAACGTTCCCGAGGACGAATGGCCGGACCTGCATGAGCTGTGGCCCGGCGGGAGCCGGATTATCGTTGACCTTCCGGCCTCCGGCGACGGGGAGGAATCCAGGGGCGCCGCCTTTTACATTGAGCGAAGCGGGAGCCCGCGGATCAGCTCGGTGGAGTTCTCCAACTTCTGCATCGACGGGCTGCACTTCACCCCGGACGGCTCGGGGCTGCCTGCGGAGAACACCTACGTCAACGGCAAGACCGGCATCTATGTCGCCAGCGCCAATGACTCCTTCCGCGTCAATGGCATGGGCTTTGTTTACCTCGAAAATGCCCTCACTATCCACAACGCGGACGCGCTTTCGATTCACGACAACTTCATCGCCGAATGCGGAAGCTGCATCGAGTTGCGGGGGTGGGGACAGGCATCCAAGATCACCGACAACCTGATCGGAGCAGGGCCCAAAGGCCGCTCGATCTACGCCGAGAACCATGGCGGGCTCCTGGTCACGGCCAACAACGTCTTTCCCCGTGGTGCAAGCAGCGTCCATTTCAACGGCGTCACGCGTTCAAGCGTCACCAGTAACCGTTTGCATTCCTTCTACCCCGGGATGCTGGTTCTCGAGGGCAACAGTTCGGAAAACCTTGTGGCCACGAACCACTTCCTGCGGGACCACGAGCCCTGGACGCCGTTCGTGGGAGTGGACAACGGACTGGACGACCTCCACGGATTGCTCTCCGTGAGCGGCAGCAACAACTCCGTCATCGGCAACCACTTCTCTGAGGTCATCGACTCGCAGGGCATCCGGCCGGCCGGCGCCACGCCCGTCATCATTCGGCTGAGGGCGGGAGCGGGCAACTTCGTCTCCAACAACCATGTGGTGGCGATGGACGTCCACGCCAAATCGAGCGACTCGTGCTTCTCGGCCCAAGTGGACGCCCTGTTGACCACTGAAGCCTCGGACGGTCTCGCGGTGACGGCCGTGATGGTCGATGCCGGGTCAGTACGGAACACGATCCTGGATTCAGGAAGCGACGCACAGGTTGCCGCAGACAGGGCTGTTAATGCTGTCAGGGCCACACCCACGGTGGGTTCCTAG
- a CDS encoding ABC transporter substrate-binding protein — translation MSTRKTITRFATIGGICTAVALAATACGAGGPSTTGSAGTSTVNVLVEAGGHAELTGVAEQCKKDAGVDVNFVELPYDGMFNRLSSEFSSGNVSFDVAALDSVWLPSFKDALQPIDEIFTDEAKKDIFPALVKEANVDGHFIGLPAWTNAEIILYRKDLFEDAKNKADFQAKYGYELAAPTTWKQYQDISEFFTKDGMYGTDVKGGVETEWLAHVLQAGSPMVLDGDKVVIDNAAHKEALDFYVSLTKSAPSGAAQVDWAAAQNLFNQGQTAMTRFWAHAYRQIPKDSPVAGKVGTAPMIAGSAGIGGVPGPWYLTVPKTTKNTEAAKKFVQCAYDHNSLGVESSLGLASRISAFEKYQDKEGYESFGPLIETLNGEATATRPATEKWQQIVDTVLVPMLQKAVAGGDSATLLTEAKKQIEDLIK, via the coding sequence ATGTCCACTCGAAAGACCATCACAAGGTTCGCCACCATCGGCGGCATCTGCACCGCCGTCGCACTGGCCGCAACAGCGTGCGGCGCAGGGGGCCCGTCCACCACGGGTAGCGCCGGCACCAGCACCGTCAACGTCCTGGTCGAGGCCGGCGGCCACGCCGAACTGACCGGCGTCGCCGAGCAATGCAAAAAGGACGCCGGAGTCGACGTGAACTTCGTTGAACTGCCTTACGACGGCATGTTCAACCGCCTCTCCAGCGAATTCTCGTCCGGCAACGTCTCGTTCGACGTCGCGGCACTGGACTCTGTGTGGCTGCCAAGCTTCAAGGACGCCCTGCAGCCGATCGACGAAATCTTCACGGACGAGGCCAAGAAGGACATCTTCCCGGCCCTGGTCAAGGAAGCAAACGTGGACGGCCACTTCATCGGCCTGCCCGCGTGGACCAACGCCGAGATCATCCTCTACCGCAAGGACCTGTTCGAGGACGCCAAGAACAAGGCGGACTTCCAGGCCAAGTACGGCTACGAACTGGCGGCCCCCACAACCTGGAAGCAGTACCAGGACATCTCCGAGTTCTTCACCAAGGACGGCATGTACGGCACGGACGTGAAGGGCGGGGTGGAAACCGAATGGCTGGCCCACGTCCTGCAGGCCGGCTCGCCCATGGTCCTGGACGGCGACAAGGTAGTCATCGACAACGCGGCCCACAAGGAAGCGCTGGACTTCTACGTCAGCCTCACCAAGTCCGCCCCGTCCGGCGCAGCACAGGTGGACTGGGCCGCCGCGCAAAACCTCTTCAACCAGGGCCAGACCGCCATGACCCGCTTCTGGGCCCACGCCTACCGGCAGATCCCCAAGGACTCCCCGGTGGCGGGCAAGGTGGGAACCGCCCCCATGATCGCGGGTTCGGCCGGCATCGGCGGCGTCCCCGGCCCCTGGTACCTCACGGTTCCGAAGACCACCAAGAACACCGAGGCGGCCAAGAAGTTCGTCCAGTGCGCCTACGACCACAACAGCCTGGGCGTCGAATCCAGCCTTGGCCTGGCCTCCCGCATCTCCGCCTTCGAGAAGTACCAGGACAAGGAAGGCTACGAGAGCTTCGGTCCGCTGATCGAAACCCTCAACGGCGAGGCCACCGCCACCCGCCCGGCCACCGAAAAGTGGCAGCAGATCGTGGACACCGTCCTGGTCCCCATGCTGCAGAAAGCCGTGGCCGGCGGTGACTCCGCCACCCTCCTCACTGAGGCCAAGAAGCAGATCGAGGACCTCATCAAGTAG
- a CDS encoding mandelate racemase/muconate lactonizing enzyme family protein: MSQALKISRATITLIDLPLLEPFVVSYDSYASMPSVILTLETDDGLTGYGESVPDGHITGETPTGTVEALRTELIPAVLGLDPRDTTAVHQHLNKALKGCGAAKAAVDIACWDLAGKAANRPIYGLLGGRRPEQPTIARVMSILAPEILAEQAVQARSQGYRHLKMKLGGGDGLDIERVRAVRAAIGPDLAIRVDANQGWADPATAREMIAALEPYGIDWVEQPLHADDIDGFKLLRQATGARLMADESVVDAADLVRFVRDRSVDMVNLKLMKSGGITPCHRLATQAELGGLKVQIGSMLETSIASAAGFHLALSHPNIVSTELSGPVKFAREPGNLPYVLPEVQIGEGPGLGVDVDLDVLADLTVSECGVTA, encoded by the coding sequence GTGAGCCAAGCATTGAAGATCTCCCGCGCCACCATCACCCTTATCGACCTCCCGCTGCTGGAACCGTTCGTGGTTTCCTACGACAGCTACGCCTCCATGCCGAGCGTCATCCTCACCCTGGAGACCGACGACGGCCTGACCGGGTACGGCGAAAGCGTCCCGGACGGGCACATCACCGGAGAGACGCCCACCGGGACGGTTGAGGCACTGCGGACGGAACTGATTCCCGCAGTGCTGGGGCTTGACCCCCGCGACACCACAGCCGTCCACCAGCACCTCAACAAGGCGCTGAAAGGCTGCGGAGCCGCGAAGGCCGCCGTCGACATTGCCTGCTGGGACCTGGCCGGAAAGGCGGCCAACCGCCCCATCTACGGCCTGCTCGGCGGGCGCCGGCCCGAGCAGCCCACCATCGCCCGCGTCATGAGCATTCTTGCCCCGGAGATCCTGGCTGAACAGGCAGTCCAGGCGCGGAGCCAGGGTTACCGCCACCTCAAGATGAAGCTCGGCGGCGGCGACGGCCTGGATATTGAACGCGTCCGGGCTGTCCGCGCAGCAATCGGCCCGGACCTCGCCATCCGGGTGGACGCAAACCAGGGGTGGGCCGATCCCGCAACGGCAAGAGAGATGATTGCAGCCTTGGAACCCTACGGAATCGACTGGGTGGAACAGCCGCTCCACGCGGACGATATCGACGGTTTCAAGCTGCTGCGCCAGGCCACCGGCGCCCGCCTCATGGCCGACGAATCAGTGGTGGACGCCGCCGACTTGGTCCGGTTTGTCCGGGACCGTTCGGTGGACATGGTCAACCTCAAGCTCATGAAGAGCGGCGGAATCACACCCTGCCACCGCCTGGCCACCCAAGCCGAACTCGGCGGCCTCAAGGTCCAGATCGGTTCCATGCTGGAAACCAGCATCGCCTCGGCCGCCGGATTCCACTTGGCCCTGTCCCATCCAAACATTGTGTCCACCGAGCTCTCCGGACCGGTGAAGTTCGCCCGGGAACCCGGAAACCTTCCCTACGTCCTGCCTGAAGTGCAGATCGGCGAGGGCCCGGGGCTGGGGGTAGACGTGGACCTCGATGTCCTGGCCGATCTAACTGTCAGCGAGTGCGGGGTCACTGCGTGA
- a CDS encoding carbohydrate ABC transporter permease: MRISDRRFALFLMAPAALFLAVFVAFPLFRLVADSFFKISPIAGGPRDFVGLDNYFRAFASEAFTGAGWRTLAYTLIVVTLEFALGLGMALLFTSLGRSSQIWRTVFMYPLMIAPIVAGLLWKFLMIDNFGLIGTLLHQAGILSNPNQVGWLSDPNIVLFSVAIPDIWLTTSFMCLVLFAGLQNIPGDLIEAARLDGARAPAMLFRIILPLLRPVIAVALVVRGIDAARAFDTILIQTNGGPQSASETMSLLIYRTMIRFGDPGLASAMGTIYLLAMLAVAFFAVATIWRPGKDT; encoded by the coding sequence GTGCGTATCTCCGATCGCCGCTTCGCATTGTTCCTGATGGCACCAGCGGCGCTGTTCCTGGCAGTATTTGTCGCCTTCCCGCTGTTCCGCCTGGTGGCGGACAGCTTCTTCAAGATCTCACCGATCGCAGGCGGTCCCCGCGACTTCGTGGGCCTGGATAACTATTTCCGGGCCTTCGCCTCGGAAGCCTTCACAGGTGCCGGCTGGCGGACCCTGGCCTACACCCTGATCGTGGTCACGCTCGAATTCGCCCTTGGCCTGGGCATGGCGCTGCTCTTCACCAGCCTGGGAAGAAGCTCCCAGATCTGGCGTACGGTGTTTATGTATCCCCTGATGATCGCGCCGATCGTGGCGGGCCTCCTCTGGAAGTTCCTGATGATCGACAACTTCGGCCTCATCGGGACCCTCCTGCACCAGGCCGGCATCCTCTCCAACCCCAACCAGGTCGGCTGGCTCTCGGACCCGAACATTGTCTTGTTCTCCGTGGCCATCCCGGACATCTGGCTGACCACCTCGTTCATGTGCCTGGTCCTCTTCGCCGGGCTGCAGAACATCCCGGGGGACCTCATCGAGGCCGCGCGGCTTGACGGTGCGAGGGCCCCGGCCATGCTGTTCCGGATCATCCTCCCGCTGCTCCGGCCCGTCATCGCCGTGGCCCTGGTAGTGCGCGGCATCGACGCCGCCCGGGCCTTTGACACCATCCTGATCCAAACCAATGGCGGCCCGCAGTCCGCCTCGGAAACCATGAGCCTGCTGATCTACCGCACCATGATCCGCTTCGGCGATCCCGGCCTGGCAAGCGCCATGGGCACCATCTACCTGCTGGCCATGCTCGCCGTCGCGTTCTTCGCGGTGGCCACCATCTGGCGGCCAGGAAAGGACACCTGA
- a CDS encoding glycoside hydrolase family 32 protein encodes MSSCLDAARPETPPAETSRFRPAIHFTARDTWLNDPNGLVFHNGMYHLFFQNNPYGNVWGNMSWGHATSADLLHWSEHPVAIACDEAEDIFSGSVVVDHGNTAGFGTADEPALVAIYTSAYKAASEHHGTQAQSLAYSTDAGMTWRKYDGNPVLTRNSAHFRDPKVFKYQGDQGTCWIMVAVEAQHQKVVFYRSDDLKSWDFLSDFGPANADQGEWECPDLFPLAVDGDPENVRWVLIVNVNPGAVAGGSGGQYFVGTFDGVRFVPDAGSVVAPAGVSAGGEPAAVAAALQHCLWLDWGRDCYASVSFSNAPDGRRIIIGWMNNWDYANELPTAPWRSSMTLARELRLTAVDCSARLVQKPVLAQPSGGENVPAAAEQMNAGTLELRNSAFRLPDAVPGSAQVIEAEILPASADHVAFRLLGNDEGTAGTVLSYNTATAQLVLDRTRSGDTGFHKKFSSVESAPLALEDGVLKLQIVVDHCSVEVFAQGGKVVLTDLIFPGAGDQENWLSAAGGPATILKLAVSTLK; translated from the coding sequence ATGTCCAGTTGCCTTGATGCCGCACGCCCGGAAACACCTCCGGCGGAAACCTCCAGGTTCCGGCCGGCCATCCACTTCACGGCAAGGGACACCTGGCTGAACGACCCCAACGGCCTGGTGTTCCATAACGGGATGTACCACCTCTTCTTCCAGAACAACCCGTACGGCAACGTCTGGGGCAACATGTCCTGGGGCCACGCCACCTCGGCCGATCTGCTGCATTGGTCGGAACACCCTGTTGCCATTGCCTGTGACGAGGCAGAGGACATCTTCTCGGGAAGCGTCGTTGTGGACCACGGCAACACGGCCGGATTCGGCACTGCGGACGAACCGGCCCTCGTAGCCATCTATACCAGTGCCTACAAGGCGGCGTCCGAACACCACGGCACGCAGGCCCAGTCCCTGGCGTACAGCACAGATGCGGGGATGACCTGGCGCAAATACGACGGAAACCCTGTCCTCACCCGGAACTCCGCGCATTTCCGCGATCCCAAAGTCTTCAAGTACCAGGGGGACCAGGGCACCTGCTGGATCATGGTCGCCGTCGAGGCGCAGCACCAGAAGGTGGTGTTCTACCGCTCGGACGACCTGAAATCCTGGGACTTCCTGAGCGACTTCGGCCCGGCCAACGCGGACCAGGGCGAATGGGAGTGCCCGGACCTGTTTCCCCTGGCGGTGGACGGGGACCCGGAGAACGTCAGATGGGTACTGATCGTGAACGTCAACCCCGGTGCCGTCGCCGGAGGTTCCGGCGGCCAGTACTTTGTAGGGACATTCGACGGCGTCCGCTTCGTTCCGGACGCCGGTTCAGTTGTGGCGCCTGCAGGGGTCAGTGCCGGCGGTGAGCCCGCCGCAGTCGCTGCAGCCCTGCAGCACTGCCTGTGGCTGGACTGGGGCCGTGACTGCTACGCCTCCGTGTCCTTCAGCAATGCCCCCGACGGCCGGCGCATCATCATCGGCTGGATGAACAACTGGGACTACGCCAATGAACTGCCCACCGCGCCTTGGCGGTCCTCGATGACCCTCGCCCGCGAACTGCGGCTCACGGCAGTGGACTGCTCCGCGCGTCTGGTCCAGAAGCCGGTGCTTGCCCAGCCCTCCGGAGGAGAGAACGTGCCTGCTGCTGCGGAGCAGATGAACGCAGGCACCCTTGAGCTGCGGAATTCAGCTTTCCGGTTGCCGGATGCGGTACCCGGCAGCGCCCAGGTCATCGAGGCGGAGATCCTGCCCGCGAGCGCCGACCACGTGGCCTTCCGGCTCCTTGGTAACGATGAAGGAACCGCGGGGACTGTCCTGAGCTACAACACCGCCACTGCCCAACTCGTCCTGGACCGCACGCGGTCAGGCGACACCGGATTCCACAAGAAGTTTTCCTCGGTGGAGTCAGCCCCGCTGGCACTGGAAGACGGCGTGCTCAAGCTGCAGATCGTCGTCGACCACTGCTCGGTGGAGGTCTTCGCGCAGGGCGGCAAGGTGGTCCTCACGGACCTCATCTTCCCCGGGGCCGGAGACCAGGAGAACTGGCTGTCGGCCGCGGGAGGCCCAGCAACAATCCTGAAACTCGCCGTCTCAACACTCAAATAA